Genomic DNA from Candidatus Saccharimonadales bacterium:
ACCTTCAATGCCATGCGCCAGTATAAGTTGGGCTCTTGTTCTTGCCATTGAGCCGAGCAATGGCAAAGCAACCTCACGCATGACTGGCCCTTGGTCCTCGAGGCGTCTATCGATCCGTGCCACTGCCTCCAAGACTGCCCGATTTGCGAGAGCGATCTCACACGAAGAAAGGACCGTCCGATGGACCAGTCCTTTCTCTTGCTCACCCGTAAGTCTATCAAACTCTGCTTGCTCAGTCAGATTGAGTTCGACGGGTACGTAGTAAGATGTCATGAAGTGATTGTCACATGAGTGTGACAATCTGTCTACATTCGTATTTCTGCGTCGCAGCCGGCTGGCAGTGAGAGATTCTGTAGAGACTCGATCGTCTTAGGAGTCGGCTCGGTCACATCGATGAGACGCTTGTGAACACGAATCTCAAAGGCTTCGCCGCCCTTCTTATAGACGTGCGGGCTCTTTACGACTGTGTAGCTGCTCCTCTTGGTAGGAAGCGGGATAGGACCGGCAACCGTAGCGCCTGTTCGAAGCACGGTCTCAACGATCTGCCGGGAGGCCTGATCGATCACTTTCTGATCGTAGGCTTTCAGGCTGATACGGATACGTTGCTTAGCTGTCGGTGTTGTGGCTACCATGTCCTAAACCTTTGTCCTCATCCTATTTTGTAATCTTGGTGACGACACCCGCACCTACGGTTCGGCCACCTTCGCGGATAGCGAAGCGGAGACCATCATCCATAGCGATTGGAGCGAGCAGTTTAACCTTGAAAGTGATCGTATCACCTGGCATAACCATCTCTTTGTCTGCTGGGAGCTCAACCTCGCCAGTCACGTCCGTAGTCCGGAAGTAGAACTGAGGCTTGTAGCCCTTGAAGAATGGAGTGTGGCGTCCACCTTCTTCCTTAGTAAGGATATAGACTTCTGCGTCGAACTCTGTGTGTGGGGTGATTGAGCCTGGCTTGGCCAGAACCTGACCGCGCTCGATCTGGTCCCTTTCAATACCGCGAAGAAGAATACCGACGTTATCGCCAGCCTGGCCTTGGTCGAGCTGCTTCTTGAACATCTCAACACCAGTTACAACACTCTTCTGAGTGGCGTGCAGACCGACGATCTCAACCTCTTCGTTAACCTTGACGATACCTTGCTCGATACGGCCAGTGGCAACCGTACCACGACCCTTAATTGAGAAGACGTCCTCGATTGGCATCAGGAACGGCTTGTCGAGCTCGCGCTTCGGCTCTTCGATGTATTCGTCCATAGCCTTGACGAGTTCCATGATGGAGTCTTCAGCGGCCGCGTCACCCTCGAGTGCCTTAAGGGCTGAACCCTTGACTATTGGAGCGTTGTCGCCGTCAAAGTCATACTTGTTAAGTAGCTCACGGACGTCAAGCTCGATAAGTTCGACCAGCTCTGGGTCAGCCATATCCATCTTGTTGAGAAAGACGACGATTCGAGGCACACCGACCTGCTTGGCAAGCAGAACGTGCTCGCGAGTCTGAGGCATAGGACCGTCAGCAGCTGAGACGACGAGGATAGCACCGTCGATTTGGGCAGCGCCGGTAATCATGTTCTTGACGTAGTCGGCGTGACCTGGCATATCAACGTGTGCGTAGTGGCGCTTCTCGCTCTCGTACTCAGAGTGATCGGTAGCAATGGTGATACCACGAGTGCGCTCTTCAGGTGCCTTGTCAATCTCGGCATAGCTCTTTGGCTTGTTGATCGGGCTTGGGATTTTCTTGGCAAGCACTGTCGTAATGGCTGCAGTTAGAGTCGTCTTGCCATGGTCAACGTGTCCCATAGTACCCACGTTTACGTGAGGCTTTGTTCGGTTGAATGTATCTGCCATAGAGGGTAGATCTCCTTAATTTATTGTAATTTCGTTAAACAATTGGCGTGAAATAGTACACCCCACGCTGTATATGCGCCTATTATACGTTCTCCACCCCTATCTGTAAAGCAAATTTCTGTCACTTAGCTTTTGCTCTTTGCGATGATGGCCTCGGCTACGTTGCCGGGCACTTCTTCGTAGTGAGCAAGCTCCATTGTCGAGCTGGCTCTACCCTGGGTCATGCTGCGGAGGCTCGTTGTGTAGCCGAACATCTCACCGAGAGGTACAAAAGCTGTGATGACCCGAGAAGTTGGTCGCTCTTCCATG
This window encodes:
- the rpsJ gene encoding 30S ribosomal protein S10, which encodes MVATTPTAKQRIRISLKAYDQKVIDQASRQIVETVLRTGATVAGPIPLPTKRSSYTVVKSPHVYKKGGEAFEIRVHKRLIDVTEPTPKTIESLQNLSLPAGCDAEIRM
- the tuf gene encoding elongation factor Tu — encoded protein: MADTFNRTKPHVNVGTMGHVDHGKTTLTAAITTVLAKKIPSPINKPKSYAEIDKAPEERTRGITIATDHSEYESEKRHYAHVDMPGHADYVKNMITGAAQIDGAILVVSAADGPMPQTREHVLLAKQVGVPRIVVFLNKMDMADPELVELIELDVRELLNKYDFDGDNAPIVKGSALKALEGDAAAEDSIMELVKAMDEYIEEPKRELDKPFLMPIEDVFSIKGRGTVATGRIEQGIVKVNEEVEIVGLHATQKSVVTGVEMFKKQLDQGQAGDNVGILLRGIERDQIERGQVLAKPGSITPHTEFDAEVYILTKEEGGRHTPFFKGYKPQFYFRTTDVTGEVELPADKEMVMPGDTITFKVKLLAPIAMDDGLRFAIREGGRTVGAGVVTKITK